The following are from one region of the Streptomyces decoyicus genome:
- a CDS encoding ferritin-like domain-containing protein, with product MSIRDLYVQDPGDRVWKVPASGAARFSWDYDDGRDRLLALYQKGKDKQWDATLRIDWGQEVDPHDPLGTPDESMSLYGTKYWDKMTEKDRGELRQHYTSWQFSQFLHGEQGAMVCAARIVEAVPDLDAKFYSATQTMDEARHAEIYSRFLQEKIGMLYPVNDNLQALLSDTLKDSRWDMPYLGMQVLIEGLALAAFGMIRDTTTKPLPKQILAYVMQDEARHVAFGRMALRDYYKQLTDAELREREEFVIEGCYLMRDRLRGLEVLENFGIPHDEAAEFTENSEFLHLFRKLLFSRIVPCVKDIGLWGERLQRAYVDMGVFEMGDSNLDLLMAQDEELAEQLDAERFAAEEEARTAEVAAAIAEGSGGD from the coding sequence GTGTCGATCCGAGATCTCTATGTGCAGGACCCAGGCGACCGCGTGTGGAAGGTGCCCGCGTCCGGTGCGGCACGCTTCAGCTGGGACTACGACGACGGACGCGACCGGCTGCTGGCCCTCTACCAGAAGGGCAAGGACAAGCAGTGGGACGCCACCCTGCGGATCGACTGGGGCCAGGAGGTCGACCCTCACGATCCGCTCGGCACCCCCGACGAGTCCATGTCCCTGTACGGCACCAAGTACTGGGACAAAATGACCGAGAAGGACCGCGGCGAACTGCGTCAGCACTACACCTCCTGGCAGTTCAGCCAGTTTCTGCACGGCGAACAGGGCGCCATGGTCTGTGCGGCACGGATCGTCGAAGCCGTCCCCGACCTCGACGCGAAGTTCTACTCCGCCACCCAGACCATGGACGAGGCGCGGCACGCCGAGATATACAGCCGCTTCCTCCAGGAGAAGATCGGGATGCTCTACCCGGTCAACGACAATCTCCAGGCACTGCTCTCCGACACTCTCAAGGATTCCCGCTGGGACATGCCGTACCTCGGCATGCAGGTGCTGATCGAGGGCCTGGCGCTGGCCGCCTTCGGCATGATCCGCGACACCACCACCAAGCCGCTGCCGAAGCAGATCCTCGCGTACGTCATGCAGGACGAGGCGCGCCATGTCGCCTTCGGCCGCATGGCCCTGCGCGACTACTACAAGCAGCTCACCGACGCCGAACTGCGCGAACGCGAGGAGTTCGTCATCGAGGGCTGCTATTTGATGCGCGACCGCCTGCGCGGCCTGGAAGTCCTGGAGAACTTCGGCATACCGCACGACGAAGCCGCCGAATTCACCGAGAACTCCGAATTCCTGCACCTCTTCCGCAAGCTGCTCTTCAGCCGGATCGTGCCCTGTGTGAAGGACATCGGCCTGTGGGGCGAGCGCCTCCAGCGCGCCTATGTGGACATGGGCGTCTTCGAGATGGGCGACTCGAACCTCGATCTGCTGATGGCCCAGGACGAGGAGCTCGCCGAACAGCTCGACGCGGAGCGCTTCGCGGCCGAGGAGGAGGCCCGTACGGCGGAGGTCGCGGCCGCCATCGCGGAGGGCTCCGGCGGGGACTGA
- a CDS encoding alpha/beta fold hydrolase, whose amino-acid sequence MTADISPHAPGSGPTAAFRDAYEQAMALWPVPVERLDLASEFGSTRVTVCGPADAPPLVLLHGGGTTSAIWYAHAAALARTHRVHAVDQIGAPGLSVHAGRPLRRPEDLFAWLDGVLDGLGLESATLLGHSYGGWLALSYAVHAAGGSARCSGRRRVRVERLVLLDPTQCFAGYRPSYLLRALPLFVRPGERSTRRFLAWETRGTPPAPELVRLMGLGAAEFRAAKVITGPRPDVTGTAGAPVPTLVLLAEHSRAHDLRRVAARAAGTPGVRTGTVPGVGHHSLPYSHPDELGRQVLGFLCP is encoded by the coding sequence ATGACAGCAGACATCTCTCCGCACGCTCCCGGGTCCGGCCCCACCGCCGCCTTCCGTGACGCCTATGAGCAGGCCATGGCGCTGTGGCCGGTTCCGGTGGAACGGCTCGATCTGGCATCGGAGTTCGGCAGCACCCGGGTCACCGTCTGCGGTCCTGCCGACGCCCCGCCGCTGGTACTGCTGCACGGCGGAGGCACGACCTCGGCCATCTGGTACGCCCATGCCGCCGCGCTCGCCCGTACGCACCGGGTCCATGCCGTGGACCAGATCGGCGCGCCGGGGCTCAGCGTGCACGCCGGGCGTCCGCTGCGGCGGCCGGAGGATCTGTTCGCCTGGCTCGACGGCGTGCTCGACGGGCTCGGCCTGGAGTCGGCCACCCTGCTCGGGCACTCGTACGGCGGCTGGCTCGCGCTGAGTTACGCGGTGCATGCCGCCGGCGGGAGCGCCCGCTGCTCCGGACGGCGCCGGGTGAGGGTGGAGCGGCTGGTGCTGCTCGATCCGACCCAGTGTTTCGCCGGGTACCGGCCGTCGTACCTGCTGCGTGCGCTGCCGCTGTTCGTACGGCCCGGCGAGCGGAGCACCCGGCGGTTCCTGGCGTGGGAGACGCGGGGCACGCCGCCCGCACCGGAACTGGTGCGACTGATGGGCCTGGGCGCCGCCGAGTTCCGCGCCGCGAAAGTGATCACGGGGCCGCGCCCGGACGTCACGGGGACGGCGGGAGCGCCGGTACCGACGTTGGTGCTGCTGGCGGAGCACAGCCGGGCGCACGACCTGCGGCGGGTCGCCGCACGGGCCGCAGGGACGCCGGGCGTACGGACCGGGACCGTGCCGGGCGTCGGCCACCACTCCCTGCCGTACAGCCACCCCGACGAGCTCGGCCGCCAGGTGCTCGGCTTCCTGTGTCCCTGA
- a CDS encoding AurF N-oxygenase family protein: MTSAPTAMTVTDTEVLRDALGLLKDREQVAERLLDSSAKHSFDPDTELDWDAPLEEGKWFWPPELVSLYDTPLWKKMSTEHQQDLARHEAASLASLGIWFEIILMQLLVRHIYDKPVTSAHVRYALTEIADECRHSKMFARMIQKGGAPAYPVSRLNHNLARVLKTISTTPGSFACTLLGEEILDWMQRLTFPDERVQTLVRGVTRIHVVEEARHVRYAREELRRQMVTAPRWEQELTRISSGEAARVFSVAFVNPDVYSNVGLAKREAVAQVKASGHRREVMQSGARKLTDFLDEIGVLRGMGRRLWRSSGLLA, from the coding sequence ATGACGAGCGCGCCCACCGCAATGACCGTGACGGACACCGAAGTCCTGCGGGACGCCCTCGGTCTGCTCAAGGACCGGGAACAGGTCGCCGAGCGGTTGCTCGACTCCTCCGCCAAGCACTCCTTCGACCCCGACACCGAACTCGACTGGGACGCGCCCCTCGAAGAGGGCAAGTGGTTCTGGCCGCCGGAGCTGGTCTCGCTCTACGACACCCCGCTGTGGAAGAAGATGTCGACGGAGCATCAGCAGGACCTCGCCCGCCACGAGGCCGCCTCGCTCGCCTCGCTGGGCATCTGGTTCGAGATCATCCTGATGCAGCTGCTCGTGCGGCACATCTACGACAAGCCGGTGACCAGCGCGCACGTCCGCTACGCCCTCACCGAGATAGCCGACGAGTGCCGGCACTCCAAGATGTTCGCGCGCATGATCCAGAAGGGCGGCGCACCGGCGTACCCGGTCTCCCGGCTCAACCACAACCTCGCCCGCGTCCTCAAGACCATCTCCACCACTCCGGGCTCGTTCGCCTGCACCCTGCTCGGCGAGGAGATCCTCGACTGGATGCAACGGCTGACGTTCCCCGACGAGCGGGTGCAGACCCTCGTGCGCGGGGTGACCCGTATCCACGTCGTCGAGGAGGCCCGGCATGTGCGCTACGCCCGCGAGGAGCTGCGGCGCCAGATGGTCACCGCGCCGCGCTGGGAGCAGGAGCTGACCCGTATCAGCTCCGGCGAAGCGGCCCGGGTCTTCTCCGTCGCCTTCGTCAATCCGGACGTCTACAGCAATGTGGGCCTGGCCAAGCGCGAGGCCGTCGCCCAGGTCAAGGCCAGCGGCCACCGCCGCGAGGTGATGCAGTCCGGCGCCCGGAAGCTGACCGATTTCCTGGACGAGATCGGCGTACTGCGCGGGATGGGCCGCAGGTTGTGGCGCAGCTCGGGACTGCTGGCCTGA
- a CDS encoding ABC transporter ATP-binding protein, with product MIAALEGVGIRRYTTGQVILDAVDWSVRSGEHWALLGANGAGKTTILRLIGALMFPTVGTVEVLGHRLGSVDVRELRAVIGLVSGAQKVPQDATGHTVVLTGATGTVQPLWRKYDEATRERAHELLAELDCKELAERPFGVCSGGQRARILIARALMADPRLLLLDEPFNALDLPSREDLIDALHRLALDRPELATVTVTHHLEELSPSIGHALLLRDGRVQARGPVDEVLTGERMTACFGRPIEVSRHEGRWLARSGRR from the coding sequence GTGATCGCCGCCCTGGAGGGCGTCGGCATCCGCCGGTACACCACCGGCCAGGTCATCCTCGACGCCGTCGACTGGAGCGTACGGTCCGGTGAGCACTGGGCGCTGCTCGGTGCGAACGGCGCGGGCAAGACCACCATCCTGCGCCTCATCGGGGCGCTGATGTTCCCCACCGTCGGCACCGTCGAGGTGCTCGGCCACCGGCTGGGATCGGTGGACGTCCGCGAACTGCGTGCCGTCATCGGTCTGGTCTCCGGCGCGCAGAAGGTGCCGCAGGACGCGACGGGCCACACGGTCGTCCTGACCGGCGCGACCGGCACCGTGCAGCCGCTGTGGCGCAAGTACGACGAGGCGACCCGTGAGCGGGCCCATGAGCTGCTCGCCGAGCTGGACTGCAAGGAGCTGGCGGAGCGGCCGTTCGGGGTGTGTTCCGGCGGCCAGCGGGCCAGGATCCTGATCGCCCGCGCGCTGATGGCCGACCCCCGGCTGCTGCTGCTCGACGAGCCGTTCAACGCGCTCGATCTGCCCTCCCGCGAGGATCTGATCGATGCGCTGCACCGGCTGGCCCTGGACCGCCCCGAGTTGGCGACCGTGACGGTCACCCACCATCTGGAGGAGCTGTCCCCGTCCATCGGCCACGCCCTGCTGCTGCGCGACGGCCGGGTGCAGGCGCGCGGCCCGGTGGACGAGGTGCTCACCGGAGAGCGGATGACCGCCTGCTTCGGCCGTCCGATCGAGGTGTCCCGGCACGAGGGACGGTGGCTGGCCCGGTCCGGTAGGCGGTAG
- a CDS encoding TetR/AcrR family transcriptional regulator: MNGSGTAPAVPRPAYRRLSVEQRRSQLLTAALNLFAQRAPEDVSLDDVALAAGVSRPLVYRYFPGGKQQLYEAALRSAADILERCFAEPESGPLTRRLSRALDRYLAFVDEHDAGFSALLQGGSVVETTRTTAIVDEVRRAAADQILRHLGEPEPGLRLRMTVRMWITAVEAASLIWLDEDKQPALDELRDWLVDHFVALLTATAATDPQTARVTRAALKLETADGPAGELARRILPVVSDAAHLL; the protein is encoded by the coding sequence ATGAACGGCAGCGGCACCGCCCCAGCAGTACCCCGACCCGCCTACCGCAGGCTGAGCGTCGAGCAGCGCCGCAGCCAACTCCTCACCGCCGCGCTGAACCTGTTCGCCCAGCGCGCGCCCGAGGATGTCTCCCTGGACGATGTCGCCCTCGCCGCCGGGGTCTCGCGGCCGCTGGTCTACCGCTACTTCCCCGGCGGCAAGCAGCAGTTGTACGAGGCCGCGCTGCGCAGCGCGGCCGACATCCTGGAGCGCTGCTTCGCCGAGCCGGAGAGCGGTCCGCTCACCCGGCGGCTGTCGCGCGCACTGGACCGCTATCTGGCCTTCGTCGACGAGCACGACGCGGGGTTCAGCGCACTGCTCCAGGGCGGCAGCGTCGTGGAGACCACCCGTACGACCGCGATCGTGGACGAGGTGCGGCGCGCCGCGGCCGACCAGATCCTGCGGCATCTGGGCGAGCCCGAGCCGGGCCTGCGGCTGCGGATGACCGTCCGCATGTGGATCACCGCCGTCGAGGCCGCCTCGCTGATCTGGCTCGACGAGGACAAGCAGCCCGCCCTCGACGAACTGCGGGACTGGCTGGTCGACCACTTCGTCGCACTGCTGACCGCGACCGCGGCCACGGACCCGCAGACCGCGCGGGTGACCCGGGCGGCGCTGAAGCTGGAGACCGCCGACGGCCCGGCCGGCGAGCTGGCCCGCCGCATCCTGCCCGTCGTGAGCGACGCCGCGCATCTGCTGTGA
- a CDS encoding penicillin-binding transpeptidase domain-containing protein, with amino-acid sequence MIRCIRLTAAFSFLLLLALLVNAARVQVFEAEDYGASPANRRGPIVRYAQPRGAVLVAGRPVTGSRDSGGRLRYERTYTEGPLYAPVTGYSSQTYGTSLLESAEDGILSGADDRLATFPWWDRLTRAHRRGGSVHTTINPRMQRAAFDGLGDKKGAVAAIEPRTGRVLALVSTPSYDPGELSGNGAAVSEAWHRLNGAERQPMLNRALRQTYPPGSTFKVVTAAAALESGEVTDIEAPTDSPDPYLLPGTDTRLGNAAKGCEDAPLKDAFRASCNTVFARLGAEIGLRGMADTARRFGFNDRRLGIPSPVAPSNFDTRMDVSQVALSAIGQYDTAATPLQMAMVAAVVANEGRLTAPSLVDKETDARGVMLAGGPHRPTREVTGPGTAQRLQEMMVDVVEHGSGRRAAIKGVTVGGKTGTAQHGVHNEGTPYAWFISWAREKDSYEPAVAVAVVVEDAAADRADISGGGSAAPIARAVMAAALG; translated from the coding sequence TTGATCCGCTGCATTCGGCTGACCGCCGCCTTCTCCTTCCTTCTCCTTCTGGCGCTGCTGGTCAACGCCGCCCGGGTGCAGGTCTTCGAGGCGGAGGACTACGGCGCCAGCCCGGCCAACCGCCGGGGGCCGATCGTCCGTTACGCGCAGCCGCGCGGCGCCGTGCTCGTGGCAGGCCGGCCGGTCACCGGCTCGCGGGACAGCGGGGGACGGCTGCGCTACGAGCGCACGTACACCGAGGGTCCGCTGTATGCGCCGGTCACCGGCTACTCCTCGCAGACCTACGGGACCTCCCTGCTGGAGAGCGCCGAGGACGGCATCCTCTCCGGCGCCGACGACCGGCTCGCCACCTTCCCCTGGTGGGACCGGCTGACCCGCGCCCACCGGCGGGGCGGCAGCGTCCACACCACCATCAACCCCCGGATGCAGCGCGCCGCGTTCGACGGGCTGGGGGACAAGAAGGGCGCGGTGGCCGCGATCGAGCCGCGTACGGGGCGGGTCCTGGCACTGGTCAGTACGCCCTCGTACGACCCGGGTGAGCTGTCCGGCAACGGCGCCGCGGTCAGCGAGGCCTGGCACCGGCTGAACGGCGCCGAGCGGCAGCCGATGCTCAACCGGGCCCTGCGGCAGACCTATCCACCGGGCTCCACCTTCAAGGTCGTCACCGCGGCGGCCGCGCTGGAGAGCGGCGAGGTCACGGATATCGAGGCCCCCACGGACTCTCCCGACCCCTACCTCCTGCCCGGCACCGACACCCGGCTCGGCAATGCCGCGAAGGGCTGCGAGGACGCGCCGCTCAAGGACGCCTTCCGGGCCTCGTGCAACACCGTCTTCGCGCGGCTGGGCGCCGAGATCGGGCTGCGCGGCATGGCCGATACGGCCCGGAGGTTCGGCTTCAACGACCGTCGGCTGGGCATCCCCTCGCCCGTCGCGCCGAGCAACTTCGATACCCGGATGGACGTCTCACAGGTCGCGCTGTCCGCCATCGGGCAGTACGACACCGCCGCCACGCCGCTCCAGATGGCGATGGTCGCGGCGGTGGTCGCCAACGAGGGCCGGCTGACCGCGCCGTCACTCGTGGACAAGGAGACCGATGCCCGGGGTGTCATGCTCGCGGGCGGCCCGCACCGCCCCACGCGCGAGGTGACCGGCCCGGGTACGGCCCAGCGGCTCCAGGAGATGATGGTCGACGTCGTCGAGCACGGCAGCGGGCGGCGCGCCGCGATCAAGGGCGTCACGGTCGGCGGCAAGACGGGCACCGCGCAGCACGGGGTGCACAACGAGGGCACGCCGTATGCCTGGTTCATCTCCTGGGCGAGGGAGAAGGACAGCTATGAGCCGGCTGTGGCGGTGGCCGTGGTGGTCGAGGACGCGGCGGCCGACCGTGCGGACATCAGCGGTGGCGGGAGTGCGGCGCCGATCGCGCGGGCGGTGATGGCGGCGGCGCTGGGCTGA
- a CDS encoding cytochrome P450: protein MTTLRSRIIAWAGRMYLARTQKKGFDLSRMSFLPESVLMPLRREGLNPVGDLAAVREREPVSKLPVPIAANVWLVTGYDEVKAVLGKANAFSSDFTNLVGKAGAGAEQNPGGLGFADPPVHTRLRRLLTPEFTMRRLGRLTPRIHEIVEERLDAMEKAGKDGDPVDIVHSFALPIPSLVICELLGVPYEDRADFERLSAARFDLFSGANASFGAISESLSYFRDIVKKQRENPGDGLLGMIVKEHGDSVSDEELAGLADGVLTGGFETTASMLALGALVLLQDPKHFAALQDGDDAVDGYVEELLRYLTVVQVAFPRFAREDLEIGGVQIASGDVVLCSLNGADRDGKLGPEMEQFDPTRNVPSHLAFGYGIHRCVGAELARMELRAAYPALARRFPNMRLAAKPEDLEFRKLSIVYGIESLPVRLDD from the coding sequence ATGACGACTCTCCGTTCCCGGATCATCGCCTGGGCCGGCCGCATGTATCTGGCGAGAACACAGAAGAAAGGCTTCGACCTGTCTCGAATGTCTTTCTTGCCCGAGTCTGTCCTGATGCCGTTGCGGCGCGAGGGGCTCAACCCTGTGGGTGATCTGGCCGCCGTCAGGGAGCGGGAGCCCGTCAGCAAGCTCCCCGTGCCGATAGCCGCCAACGTCTGGCTGGTCACCGGCTACGACGAGGTCAAGGCGGTGCTGGGGAAGGCCAATGCCTTCAGTTCGGACTTCACCAACCTCGTCGGCAAGGCCGGTGCCGGTGCCGAACAGAACCCCGGTGGACTCGGTTTCGCCGACCCGCCCGTTCACACCCGCCTCCGTCGGCTGCTGACCCCCGAATTCACCATGCGGCGTCTCGGGCGGCTCACCCCCCGCATCCACGAGATCGTCGAGGAACGCCTCGACGCCATGGAAAAGGCGGGCAAAGACGGCGACCCGGTCGACATCGTCCACTCCTTCGCCCTCCCCATCCCCTCCCTCGTCATTTGCGAACTCCTCGGCGTCCCCTACGAGGACCGCGCCGACTTCGAACGACTCAGCGCCGCCCGCTTCGACCTTTTCAGTGGTGCAAACGCCTCCTTCGGCGCCATATCCGAATCGCTTTCCTATTTCCGGGACATCGTCAAGAAGCAGCGCGAAAACCCGGGCGACGGCTTGCTCGGCATGATCGTGAAGGAACACGGCGACTCGGTCAGCGACGAAGAACTGGCGGGCCTCGCCGACGGCGTCCTCACCGGCGGTTTCGAAACCACCGCGAGCATGCTGGCCCTCGGCGCCCTGGTCCTCCTCCAGGACCCCAAGCACTTCGCGGCCCTCCAGGACGGTGACGACGCCGTCGACGGCTATGTCGAGGAACTCCTCCGTTACTTGACCGTCGTGCAGGTCGCCTTCCCGCGGTTCGCCCGCGAGGACCTGGAAATCGGCGGCGTCCAGATCGCCTCCGGAGATGTGGTGCTGTGCTCACTGAACGGTGCGGACCGGGACGGCAAACTGGGCCCGGAAATGGAACAGTTCGACCCCACCCGCAACGTCCCCTCCCACCTCGCTTTCGGCTACGGAATCCACCGCTGCGTAGGCGCGGAACTCGCCCGCATGGAACTCCGCGCCGCCTACCCCGCCTTGGCACGCCGCTTCCCGAACATGCGCCTCGCCGCCAAACCGGAGGACCTGGAATTCCGCAAACTCTCGATCGTCTACGGAATCGAATCCCTGCCGGTCCGGCTGGACGACTGA
- a CDS encoding HD domain-containing protein, which produces MADAIPSMEPAPPPLLSLAEVEALARRAHSGQTDKAGRPYAEHLAAVAAGVRERGGSDEQIAAAWLHDAVEDGALSQEWLAGAALSEAAKAMILAVTKRADEPVEEYTARILATPGALLVKESDLAHNADPERLAVLDAPTRERLTAKYARVRALLGLSAP; this is translated from the coding sequence ATGGCTGATGCGATCCCGTCCATGGAACCTGCTCCGCCCCCGTTGTTGTCCCTGGCCGAGGTGGAGGCGCTGGCCCGGCGTGCGCACTCGGGGCAGACCGACAAGGCGGGCCGCCCGTATGCCGAGCATCTGGCCGCGGTCGCGGCGGGGGTACGCGAGCGAGGCGGCAGCGACGAGCAGATCGCCGCGGCCTGGCTGCACGACGCGGTCGAGGACGGGGCGCTGAGCCAGGAGTGGCTGGCGGGTGCGGCGCTGAGCGAGGCGGCCAAGGCGATGATCCTGGCGGTCACCAAGCGGGCGGACGAACCGGTCGAGGAGTACACGGCGCGCATTCTGGCCACGCCCGGGGCGCTGCTGGTCAAGGAGTCCGATCTCGCGCACAACGCCGATCCGGAGCGGCTGGCCGTACTGGATGCGCCGACGCGGGAGCGGCTGACCGCGAAGTACGCGCGGGTGCGGGCACTGTTGGGACTGTCCGCGCCCTAA
- a CDS encoding MarR family winged helix-turn-helix transcriptional regulator, which yields MADRQEPGAPEGMDLVHLLREVTLRLDLAGAQFAGRNGLHPTDLRALISLLDAARAGDESTPGRLGERLGLNSAGTTALIDRLERLGLIRRVRDTRDRRRVLLEVDARAVALGQSFFGPLIDRTIALLATFEAGEQAAIRRFLSGVRDTVGEA from the coding sequence ATGGCGGATCGGCAGGAACCGGGCGCACCGGAGGGGATGGACCTGGTCCATCTGCTGCGTGAGGTGACCTTGCGACTCGACCTCGCGGGAGCGCAGTTCGCGGGCCGCAACGGTCTGCACCCCACCGACCTCCGGGCCCTGATCAGCCTGCTGGACGCGGCCCGCGCCGGCGACGAGTCGACCCCCGGCCGGCTCGGTGAGCGGCTGGGCCTGAACTCCGCCGGCACCACGGCACTCATCGACCGCCTGGAGCGGCTCGGCCTGATCCGGCGGGTCCGCGACACCCGTGACCGGCGCCGTGTCCTGCTGGAGGTCGACGCGCGTGCGGTCGCCCTGGGCCAGTCGTTCTTCGGCCCGCTGATCGACCGCACGATCGCCCTGCTCGCCACTTTCGAGGCCGGGGAACAGGCGGCGATCCGGCGGTTCCTGAGCGGAGTGCGGGACACGGTCGGGGAGGCGTAG
- a CDS encoding DUF6624 domain-containing protein has product MTNDSGTTALAAELIRMAQADQKASPGANSENPAEQLAWRRLTAQHGDRLHQIMDEYGWPTAELVGEDAARGAWLIAQHADRQLDVQRRALQLMEQAVAAGSAAPRELAFLRDRTLVNEGRKQIYGTQIAGIKEGSPVPWPCEDPARMDDMRVEVGIEPFDAYVAKFVTS; this is encoded by the coding sequence GTGACGAACGACAGCGGCACGACGGCATTGGCCGCGGAACTCATCCGCATGGCTCAGGCGGACCAGAAGGCCTCCCCCGGTGCGAACAGCGAGAATCCCGCGGAACAATTGGCCTGGCGCCGCCTCACCGCACAGCACGGCGACCGGCTTCACCAGATCATGGACGAGTACGGCTGGCCGACGGCGGAACTCGTCGGCGAGGACGCCGCACGCGGCGCATGGCTGATCGCGCAGCACGCCGACCGGCAGCTCGATGTGCAGCGGCGTGCCCTCCAGCTCATGGAGCAGGCGGTGGCGGCAGGCTCGGCCGCTCCGCGCGAGCTGGCCTTCCTGCGCGACCGGACGCTGGTCAACGAGGGCCGCAAGCAGATCTATGGCACGCAGATCGCCGGCATCAAGGAGGGTTCTCCCGTCCCCTGGCCCTGTGAAGACCCCGCGCGCATGGACGACATGCGGGTGGAGGTGGGCATCGAGCCCTTCGACGCGTACGTGGCCAAGTTCGTGACGAGCTGA